A part of Paenibacillus donghaensis genomic DNA contains:
- a CDS encoding GerAB/ArcD/ProY family transporter has protein sequence MSLEKDRLSTSQMIILGLFTLIGDMALIYPSIMSAGAHEDGWIAALISIPLGLATVKLMLSAANIDSNKTIIELSLQILGKWVGGAVALSYLFFFLIAASTYVREIEDFMCTQIYEGTPSGVIGFMAIVLLVYGLRLGLETLGRAAQIFFPLFAVFLICLLVLLFPDVRLERIYPMLNTPFPDMLHTIMYGVFYPFGELCVFFMVYPYVQKQSNTSRDIFIALFIGALALNLILFLSLTVLGAYFSEHNFYAAYILAQRINIANFLQRLEALMATAWIISTYFKTALYFYAFVLGTAQLLKLKTYRPLIFPVAFLIYGLSHLIAKDMIFYIKEVPAYWVDWNFTYAFVFPLLMIIVYHIRKRAGQIM, from the coding sequence ATGAGTCTTGAAAAAGACCGACTCAGTACGTCTCAAATGATAATACTCGGGCTTTTCACTCTTATCGGAGATATGGCGCTTATCTATCCCTCGATAATGTCAGCGGGAGCCCACGAGGATGGTTGGATTGCCGCCTTGATTAGTATTCCCCTGGGTCTCGCAACCGTAAAACTGATGTTATCCGCAGCAAATATCGATTCAAATAAAACTATTATTGAGCTTTCATTGCAAATTTTAGGGAAATGGGTGGGTGGAGCTGTAGCGCTGAGTTATTTATTCTTTTTCCTGATTGCAGCCTCTACATATGTCAGGGAGATCGAAGACTTCATGTGTACACAGATTTATGAGGGTACACCGAGTGGGGTTATCGGCTTTATGGCAATTGTTCTGCTGGTCTACGGTTTGCGGCTGGGTCTTGAAACACTAGGCAGAGCAGCACAGATTTTTTTCCCTTTATTTGCCGTTTTTCTGATCTGTCTGCTTGTTCTGCTGTTTCCCGATGTCCGCTTGGAGCGGATCTATCCTATGTTGAACACGCCGTTTCCTGACATGCTGCATACCATTATGTACGGTGTATTTTATCCGTTTGGAGAATTGTGTGTTTTTTTCATGGTATATCCGTATGTCCAGAAACAAAGCAATACGAGCCGTGATATATTCATTGCTCTGTTTATCGGAGCACTTGCACTTAACCTCATTTTGTTCCTTTCTCTGACGGTACTTGGAGCCTATTTCTCCGAGCATAATTTCTATGCAGCCTATATTCTTGCCCAAAGAATCAATATTGCTAACTTTCTGCAGCGGCTTGAAGCGTTAATGGCCACCGCTTGGATCATCAGCACTTATTTCAAAACAGCGCTTTACTTCTACGCATTTGTGTTGGGGACAGCCCAACTGCTAAAGCTGAAAACGTACCGCCCTCTGATTTTTCCGGTGGCGTTTCTGATTTACGGTCTGTCACATCTGATTGCTAAAGATATGATCTTCTACATCAAGGAAGTCCCAGCGTACTGGGTAGACTGGAACTTCACCTATGCCTTCGTTTTCCCGTTATTGATGATAATTGTTTATCATATCAGGAAACGAGCAGGGCAAATTATGTGA
- a CDS encoding response regulator transcription factor — protein MNRKVLLVEDEQRIREVIADYFIQNDWEVHEADNGKDALTWFDFVQPDLLILDIMMPKLDGFEVCRQIRSRSAVPIILLTAKSGEHDKLYGFELGADDYVTKPFSPKVLVARANTLMKRVEGNHWPVETHMRKFGSAVLNTLAHRLEVNHTEVELTPKEYDLLLLLVSNKGVVISRDTILNRIWGIEFEGDSRVVDTHIKKLRSKLGYDSRHIRTVIGTGYKFEEET, from the coding sequence ATGAATAGGAAGGTTCTTCTCGTTGAAGATGAGCAACGTATTCGTGAAGTCATTGCGGATTATTTCATACAGAACGATTGGGAGGTACATGAGGCGGATAATGGAAAGGATGCCTTGACTTGGTTTGATTTCGTTCAGCCAGATCTGCTGATTCTGGATATTATGATGCCTAAATTGGATGGGTTTGAGGTGTGTCGACAAATCCGCAGCCGTTCTGCGGTTCCTATCATTTTGCTTACAGCGAAATCCGGTGAACATGACAAGCTCTACGGATTTGAACTCGGCGCTGACGATTATGTCACTAAGCCTTTTAGTCCCAAGGTTCTAGTCGCTCGGGCGAATACCTTAATGAAACGGGTGGAAGGGAACCATTGGCCGGTAGAGACACATATGAGAAAATTTGGCTCGGCGGTTCTTAACACATTAGCTCATCGTCTGGAGGTAAATCATACTGAGGTGGAGCTTACGCCCAAGGAGTATGATTTGCTATTGCTATTAGTATCTAATAAGGGTGTTGTCATTTCGCGGGATACCATCCTCAATCGGATTTGGGGGATTGAATTTGAGGGAGACTCCCGTGTAGTGGATACACACATCAAGAAACTGAGAAGTAAGCTTGGGTATGATTCCCGTCACATTCGCACAGTGATTGGTACAGGCTATAAATTTGAGGAGGAAACATGA
- a CDS encoding sensor histidine kinase: MRNRGITFKLFVMTAIFFICFYGAVILSQLLFFDSFYQQQKVSGVEKHLKSFGLKYVNEKWGSSRISREAARFMLRNKTQLAIITLDGKMKLDDPFHIKMRQDDGKVVIISLSLFMNQYGEELKAADIQQGDLLTVQGEVTVGQSSSVLMYPVNIKKMDSERVGGTQYEEMIELSGIVTEVFLPDLKVLNLRQGILFEALEEWFPLAEARTEQLKGLELQKEEWTDSWSGNRNVIMIQPVQQRTGEIELLFAVTSLQEVKDMNQALRWFYLYLGIGGLILILILSLVFSKMVARPLITLNEMAKRMLRFDFTGHTLIRQKDELGSLSNSMFTLSRNLDKALRELKGANRQLVEDVEEKQRMKIVQQDFFANASHELKTPLSIIKGFAEGLEDGVSAGKQEHYVSVIIEEAGRMEELLKNMLDLAKLESGEANLRRSWFVLSELTEKVTDKLFPLLKKKQLEAVIIPSNELLLYADIGWIEQVLLNFMANAIRHAEEGSTITIEITGHERTTVFSIRNRGEIIPADQLEQVWERFYRVEPSRNRQTGGIGLGLSIAKYILDMHGYRYAVENMEDGVKFTVIFEN, translated from the coding sequence ATGAGGAATCGCGGGATCACCTTTAAGCTGTTTGTTATGACCGCCATTTTTTTTATTTGTTTTTATGGCGCGGTGATCCTGAGTCAGTTACTGTTCTTCGACAGCTTCTATCAGCAACAGAAGGTCAGCGGTGTGGAGAAACACTTAAAGAGCTTTGGCTTAAAGTATGTGAACGAAAAGTGGGGAAGCAGTCGAATCTCCAGGGAGGCAGCCCGGTTCATGCTGCGGAATAAGACTCAGTTAGCCATCATAACGCTGGATGGGAAGATGAAGTTGGATGATCCGTTCCATATTAAGATGCGGCAAGATGACGGTAAGGTTGTCATCATCTCCTTATCTCTATTCATGAATCAGTACGGCGAGGAGCTCAAAGCTGCTGATATACAACAAGGTGACTTATTGACTGTTCAAGGAGAAGTAACAGTTGGACAATCCTCTTCGGTCCTAATGTATCCCGTAAACATTAAGAAGATGGATTCTGAAAGGGTTGGAGGTACACAGTACGAAGAAATGATTGAACTGTCGGGTATCGTTACAGAGGTCTTTTTGCCTGATCTGAAAGTATTGAATCTGCGGCAAGGCATATTGTTTGAAGCACTTGAAGAGTGGTTCCCTCTAGCTGAGGCACGGACTGAGCAGTTGAAAGGGCTCGAGCTGCAAAAAGAGGAATGGACAGATTCATGGAGCGGTAATCGAAACGTCATTATGATTCAGCCTGTACAGCAACGTACAGGGGAGATTGAACTCTTGTTCGCAGTCACTTCCTTGCAGGAGGTGAAGGATATGAACCAAGCCTTGCGTTGGTTCTACTTGTACCTGGGAATAGGAGGGCTCATCCTAATCCTGATCCTTTCCCTTGTCTTCTCAAAAATGGTGGCACGGCCGCTAATTACGCTGAACGAGATGGCTAAACGGATGCTCCGCTTCGACTTTACAGGCCATACACTTATCCGGCAAAAAGATGAGTTGGGTAGTCTGTCCAACAGTATGTTCACATTGTCGAGAAATCTCGATAAAGCTCTCCGTGAGCTGAAGGGGGCTAATCGGCAACTGGTTGAGGATGTGGAAGAGAAGCAAAGGATGAAGATTGTGCAGCAGGACTTTTTTGCGAACGCATCTCACGAGTTGAAGACTCCCCTCAGTATCATTAAAGGTTTTGCTGAAGGGCTGGAGGATGGTGTGAGTGCCGGTAAGCAGGAGCATTATGTCAGCGTCATTATTGAGGAAGCCGGGAGAATGGAGGAGCTCCTCAAGAATATGCTGGATCTGGCCAAGCTGGAGTCAGGGGAGGCTAACCTTCGTAGAAGCTGGTTTGTTCTGAGTGAGCTTACAGAAAAGGTTACGGACAAGCTATTTCCCCTTCTGAAGAAAAAACAGCTGGAAGCTGTGATTATTCCTTCTAACGAATTATTATTGTATGCCGATATCGGGTGGATCGAACAGGTTCTACTTAACTTCATGGCTAATGCTATCCGACATGCTGAAGAGGGAAGCACAATTACTATTGAGATTACGGGCCATGAACGGACCACCGTATTCTCTATTCGAAATAGAGGGGAAATAATCCCTGCGGACCAATTGGAGCAGGTCTGGGAGCGATTTTACCGAGTTGAACCATCCCGGAATCGTCAGACAGGCGGTATAGGACTGGGGCTGTCAATCGCTAAATACATTTTAGATATGCACGGTTACCGTTATGCAGTAGAGAATATGGAGGATGGTGTAAAGTTTACTGTTATTTTTGAAAATTAA
- the pssA gene encoding CDP-diacylglycerol--serine O-phosphatidyltransferase translates to MKLAWLPTMFTISNLGAGSLSLLFTIREQYNMALLLILLAAFSDVLDGLLARLLHCSSDFGKQLDSLADMISFGAAPAFLILLYKLESVDWLGPAAAVMFMICGALRLARFNLSAPAKGFVGMPITAAGVILSVMSLADERLKPELILALMGLLAVLMVSRIPFPSFKKFTSRK, encoded by the coding sequence ATGAAATTGGCCTGGTTGCCTACAATGTTCACCATTTCAAATTTAGGTGCAGGGTCATTGTCCCTGCTGTTCACTATTAGGGAGCAATATAACATGGCACTGCTGCTGATTTTGCTTGCGGCATTTAGCGATGTATTAGACGGATTACTGGCCAGATTGCTGCATTGCAGCAGCGATTTCGGTAAACAATTGGACTCGCTGGCGGATATGATTTCGTTTGGAGCGGCTCCTGCGTTCCTCATTTTGTTATACAAGCTGGAGAGTGTTGATTGGCTGGGCCCGGCGGCTGCAGTTATGTTCATGATTTGCGGAGCACTTCGGCTGGCCAGATTCAATTTATCTGCTCCAGCTAAAGGTTTTGTGGGGATGCCAATCACTGCTGCAGGAGTAATCCTCTCTGTTATGTCTTTGGCAGATGAGCGTTTGAAGCCGGAGTTGATACTGGCATTGATGGGGCTTTTGGCGGTACTGATGGTTAGCCGCATTCCGTTCCCGTCATTCAAAAAATTCACGAGCAGGAAGTGA
- a CDS encoding DedA family protein encodes MHWAMEMISQYGYIGIFTLLTLGILGLPVPDEVLMMFVGYLTSIMILDYSISVLVGFAGSITGMMISYTIGRRLGQPMVDKYGKWIGLTPKRVGRVKRWFERFGKWTVLIGYFIPGVRHITSYVSGIIDMPFKKYFYVSLVGASTWSVLFISVGFYLGKNMSFA; translated from the coding sequence ATGCATTGGGCCATGGAGATGATTTCACAGTACGGGTACATAGGGATTTTTACACTTTTGACTCTGGGAATTCTTGGTCTTCCTGTTCCGGATGAGGTATTAATGATGTTTGTTGGATACCTGACTTCTATTATGATTCTGGATTATTCGATTTCAGTGCTGGTGGGATTTGCCGGATCGATAACAGGGATGATGATCAGTTATACCATTGGTAGAAGACTGGGGCAGCCGATGGTTGATAAGTACGGAAAGTGGATTGGACTAACCCCTAAACGGGTTGGGAGAGTTAAACGCTGGTTTGAACGATTTGGGAAATGGACGGTCCTGATCGGTTATTTTATTCCTGGAGTAAGGCATATCACCAGTTACGTTTCAGGTATTATTGACATGCCTTTTAAAAAATATTTTTATGTATCCCTGGTTGGGGCCTCAACTTGGTCCGTGCTTTTTATTTCTGTTGGTTTTTACTTAGGCAAGAACATGTCCTTTGCGTAA
- a CDS encoding ABC transporter ATP-binding protein, which yields MQPILKVNNLHVSFQSHDEERSAVRGVSFEVYKGETLGIVGESGSGKSVTARSIMRLLPSPPAHLKEGEVIFLGDNLAAKSEKQMEHIRGREIGMIFQDPMSSLNPTIRIGEQITESLVKHRKLSRKAARQETLEMLKQVGIRDSEMRYRQYPHEFSGGMRQRVMIAIALVCQPALLIADEPTTALDVTIQAQILNLMKHMQERLGTSIILITHDLGVVAGMCDRVAVMKDGEIVETGTTEDIFARPQHPYTQRLLNALPRLDEKKKPKAPGLIIQGAGEAKRPLLEVRSLKQHFDLGKGRVLRAVNDISFHIREGETLGMVGESGSGKSTTGRSILRLHEPTGGDVLFQGMAVNRLNAHEMKTMRRHMQMIFQDPYASLNPRFKVLDIIGEALDVHNLAGSKSERKKRVEELLDLVGLDPAFAIRYPHEFSGGQRQRIGIARALAVEPKFIVCDEPLSALDMSIQAQVVKLLEELQQRLGLTYLFIAHDLSMVKHISDRVAVMYMGRIVELAESEELYTNPQHDYTKSLLAAIPVPDPKIEALKKRVLLEEQGGGDKYNLEQSSLVEVSAGHWVASHFN from the coding sequence ATGCAACCGATTTTGAAAGTGAATAATTTACATGTCTCTTTCCAGAGCCATGATGAAGAGCGTTCTGCCGTACGCGGCGTGAGCTTTGAAGTTTATAAAGGGGAGACGCTGGGGATTGTCGGAGAGTCGGGCAGTGGCAAAAGTGTCACCGCTCGTTCCATTATGAGATTGCTGCCTTCTCCCCCCGCACATCTAAAAGAAGGAGAGGTTATCTTTCTGGGGGATAACCTTGCAGCCAAGTCAGAGAAGCAGATGGAGCATATCCGGGGGCGGGAGATCGGGATGATCTTCCAGGACCCGATGAGCTCACTTAACCCGACGATCCGGATTGGAGAACAGATCACTGAAAGTCTGGTTAAGCACCGTAAGCTGTCCCGGAAGGCGGCCAGACAGGAGACGCTGGAGATGCTGAAGCAGGTCGGCATCCGCGACAGCGAGATGCGATACCGGCAGTATCCGCATGAATTCTCGGGCGGCATGCGGCAGCGGGTGATGATCGCGATAGCCTTGGTCTGCCAGCCGGCGCTGCTTATTGCCGACGAACCAACCACGGCGCTGGATGTGACCATTCAGGCCCAGATTCTCAATCTGATGAAGCATATGCAGGAGCGGCTCGGCACCTCCATTATTCTGATTACGCATGATCTGGGCGTTGTCGCCGGGATGTGCGACCGTGTAGCGGTTATGAAGGACGGAGAAATTGTAGAGACGGGCACGACTGAGGACATTTTCGCCCGCCCTCAGCATCCTTATACACAGCGGCTGCTGAACGCTTTGCCCCGTCTGGACGAAAAAAAGAAGCCCAAAGCACCTGGGCTGATTATCCAGGGAGCGGGAGAAGCGAAACGTCCGCTGCTGGAGGTGAGATCGCTGAAGCAGCATTTTGACCTTGGTAAAGGTAGAGTACTGCGTGCAGTCAATGATATCAGCTTCCATATCCGTGAAGGGGAGACGTTGGGCATGGTCGGTGAATCGGGCAGCGGCAAGTCTACAACCGGCCGTTCTATTCTGCGCCTGCATGAACCAACCGGTGGGGATGTGCTCTTCCAGGGCATGGCAGTTAACCGGCTGAATGCCCATGAGATGAAGACGATGCGGCGCCATATGCAGATGATCTTCCAGGACCCGTACGCTTCGCTGAATCCGCGCTTTAAGGTGCTGGATATCATCGGGGAGGCACTGGATGTCCATAACTTGGCCGGCAGTAAGAGCGAGCGGAAGAAACGTGTCGAGGAGTTGCTGGACTTGGTCGGGCTTGATCCGGCCTTCGCCATCCGCTATCCGCATGAATTCTCTGGCGGGCAGCGGCAGCGGATTGGCATCGCCCGCGCCCTCGCGGTCGAGCCCAAGTTCATCGTCTGCGATGAACCGCTGTCTGCGCTGGATATGTCCATTCAGGCGCAGGTCGTCAAGCTGCTGGAAGAACTGCAGCAGCGCCTCGGCCTGACGTATCTGTTCATTGCTCATGACTTGTCCATGGTCAAGCATATCAGCGACCGGGTTGCCGTGATGTATATGGGCCGGATCGTTGAGCTGGCCGAAAGCGAAGAGCTGTACACCAACCCACAGCATGATTATACGAAATCGCTGCTGGCGGCCATCCCGGTGCCCGATCCGAAGATCGAAGCACTCAAGAAAAGAGTGCTGCTGGAGGAACAAGGCGGCGGCGACAAATATAATCTGGAGCAATCGAGCCTGGTAGAGGTCTCTGCAGGCCACTGGGTCGCTAGTCATTTTAATTAA
- a CDS encoding ABC transporter permease encodes MEAAKSGGINFAGAIGDTYGKLLQNSSYRYFALVLGAPVNLFTLLVHRVQRAGDIHTSLERETRQELLASGLLEQLQTEFAEQLHSKIRFFGQQASEAELERQARQLATERFEQIAAERVDSRLREKGLARSTFISTFQELLRHPLFLPLSIIPGFPLYLLIFLYSSPYLKYIFERLVMTVFVIFGVAVLVFTILYISPFDPAVNILGQTATDAQISEFNRVYGLDQPYLVQLWDHVKGIAMFDLGKAFAGNEDVVTAIGRKFPVTLNLTLLSLLMAIVIAIPIGIISAAKPNSWFDYTFMLIALIGLSIPSFWQGLVFILGFSIKLQWLPATFNPSNWMTFIMPVVVLGTGLTAAIARMTRASTLEVIHEDYIITATAKGLSKRKVLLKHGVRNALIPIVTVIGLQFGAMLGGAAVTEKVFNISGLGSYIVDKQFIPDIPAIMGGVVYTAITISLINATIDILYAFLDPRIRSKMKQY; translated from the coding sequence ATGGAGGCGGCAAAAAGTGGGGGAATAAACTTCGCCGGAGCAATTGGTGATACTTATGGCAAACTGCTGCAGAATTCCTCTTACCGGTACTTCGCCCTTGTGTTGGGCGCACCTGTTAATCTGTTCACGTTGCTCGTCCACCGTGTTCAAAGAGCCGGGGATATTCATACTTCCCTTGAGCGGGAGACGCGGCAGGAGCTGCTGGCTTCAGGACTTCTGGAGCAACTCCAGACCGAGTTCGCTGAACAATTGCACAGTAAGATCAGGTTCTTCGGACAGCAGGCAAGTGAAGCGGAGCTTGAGCGGCAAGCTAGGCAGCTGGCTACAGAACGCTTTGAGCAGATTGCTGCCGAACGTGTGGACAGCAGGCTGCGAGAGAAAGGACTCGCCAGGTCAACGTTTATCAGCACCTTTCAAGAGCTGCTGCGGCATCCGTTGTTTTTACCGTTATCTATTATTCCAGGCTTTCCATTATATCTATTAATTTTTTTGTATAGCAGCCCTTATCTCAAATACATATTTGAAAGATTGGTAATGACGGTATTCGTTATTTTCGGAGTAGCAGTTCTTGTATTTACAATCTTGTATATTTCACCGTTTGATCCTGCGGTCAATATCCTCGGCCAGACGGCCACGGACGCGCAGATCAGCGAGTTCAATCGGGTATACGGACTGGATCAGCCGTACCTTGTGCAGCTATGGGACCATGTTAAAGGCATTGCTATGTTCGATCTGGGAAAAGCCTTTGCGGGGAACGAAGACGTTGTGACGGCGATTGGCCGCAAATTTCCGGTTACGCTGAATCTGACGCTGCTGTCGCTGCTGATGGCGATCGTTATTGCCATTCCCATCGGAATTATTTCTGCCGCCAAACCAAACTCCTGGTTCGACTATACCTTTATGCTCATTGCGCTGATAGGTTTGTCGATCCCGAGCTTCTGGCAGGGGCTGGTCTTTATCCTGGGCTTCTCCATTAAGCTGCAGTGGCTTCCGGCTACCTTTAACCCAAGCAACTGGATGACCTTCATTATGCCGGTGGTGGTGCTGGGCACAGGCCTGACTGCAGCCATTGCCCGAATGACCCGGGCTTCCACGCTTGAGGTCATTCATGAAGATTACATTATTACGGCTACCGCCAAAGGCCTCAGCAAACGGAAAGTGCTGCTGAAGCACGGCGTTCGCAATGCGCTGATCCCGATCGTAACCGTCATTGGCCTCCAGTTCGGAGCCATGCTGGGCGGGGCAGCCGTTACGGAAAAAGTATTCAACATCAGCGGGCTGGGCAGTTATATCGTGGATAAGCAGTTTATTCCCGACATTCCGGCCATTATGGGCGGCGTAGTCTATACGGCGATTACCATTTCCTTGATCAACGCCACTATCGACATTCTGTATGCCTTTCTGGACCCGCGTATCCGTTCCAAAATGAAACAATACTGA
- a CDS encoding ABC transporter permease translates to MVNSSAARRETQLKLKTSQEYRQAGFAWVGSLIVTLALLMSSYDWETQAIKPYVGVACIIYGVFTLLQVLLTLLIRRDIRVRGEIHGVTRALGYIQILSLVTGNLFLVPAAFQLIQKRKSPEYTLAVYTLLTQIAVIGISAINLYKPYVADTFLTGMFILLAVAAFDLFLVVLTARFVRRRQVPRRLAWVAYPLLLTSLTGNLFALALGIILLVRIRERDNPAVAGWEDVLERLTRNTTAMLGLLFIAFLFSISVCSYVTFDYGMAVDNNYSLILQPPSLAYPLGTDNFGRCLFTRIIFGARISLIVGVMSTVLPLLLGGTLGAISGYYGRYTDNIIMRALDVLYAIPGILLAIAIIAAFGANTVNLILALSVGAIPTYARTMRANVLQVSTYEFVDAARAFGSSNAAIIFKHIVPNSLAPMIVKSTLTIGGAVISTSSLSFLGLGIEPHIPEWGNILKLGSTYLETNSYLAIFPGLAIIALVLSFNFLGDGLRDALDPKMD, encoded by the coding sequence ATGGTCAACTCAAGCGCCGCAAGGCGCGAAACACAGCTTAAGCTCAAAACCTCCCAGGAGTACCGTCAGGCAGGTTTTGCCTGGGTCGGCTCCCTCATCGTAACACTGGCCTTGCTAATGAGCAGCTACGATTGGGAGACGCAAGCCATTAAACCTTATGTAGGGGTTGCCTGCATCATCTATGGCGTCTTTACATTACTGCAAGTTCTGCTCACCCTGCTGATTCGTCGAGATATCAGGGTCCGGGGAGAAATTCACGGCGTAACCCGCGCTTTGGGCTATATCCAGATCCTAAGCCTGGTCACAGGCAATCTGTTCCTCGTTCCGGCAGCTTTTCAGCTGATCCAGAAGCGCAAGTCACCGGAGTACACTCTTGCGGTGTATACGCTGCTGACACAGATAGCCGTAATTGGAATCTCTGCAATCAACCTGTACAAGCCCTACGTAGCGGATACATTTCTTACAGGAATGTTTATCCTGCTGGCTGTAGCCGCTTTTGATCTGTTCTTGGTCGTGCTCACCGCTAGATTCGTGCGGCGGCGCCAAGTTCCCCGCCGGCTGGCCTGGGTGGCCTATCCGCTGCTGCTGACCTCGCTGACCGGTAATTTATTCGCGCTGGCGCTGGGCATCATCCTGCTGGTTCGTATCCGGGAAAGAGATAATCCAGCGGTAGCCGGTTGGGAGGATGTACTGGAACGGTTGACCCGCAACACGACAGCGATGCTGGGACTGCTGTTCATTGCCTTTCTATTCTCCATCTCTGTCTGCAGTTACGTCACCTTTGATTACGGCATGGCTGTGGATAACAACTACTCACTGATTTTGCAGCCGCCGTCACTGGCGTATCCGCTGGGCACCGATAATTTCGGACGTTGTCTGTTTACACGGATTATCTTTGGAGCCCGGATTTCCCTGATTGTCGGTGTAATGTCCACCGTTCTGCCGCTTCTTCTCGGAGGTACACTCGGGGCCATTTCCGGCTACTATGGCCGCTATACCGACAACATTATCATGCGTGCGCTCGATGTTCTGTATGCTATTCCAGGCATCCTGCTGGCCATTGCGATTATTGCTGCCTTTGGCGCCAATACAGTTAATCTGATTCTTGCGCTTAGCGTCGGGGCGATCCCGACCTACGCACGAACTATGCGGGCCAATGTGCTGCAAGTATCCACTTATGAATTCGTTGATGCCGCGCGGGCCTTTGGCTCCAGCAATGCAGCAATTATTTTCAAGCATATTGTTCCGAATTCACTGGCTCCGATGATCGTCAAGTCCACCCTAACCATTGGCGGCGCGGTCATTTCCACCAGCAGTCTCAGCTTTCTGGGGCTGGGCATCGAACCGCATATCCCGGAATGGGGCAATATTCTCAAGCTGGGAAGCACGTACCTGGAGACGAACTCCTATCTGGCGATTTTCCCGGGGCTGGCGATTATTGCACTCGTCCTATCCTTCAACTTCCTGGGAGATGGGCTGCGCGATGCGCTTGACCCCAAGATGGATTAA